The DNA window GCCGGCTTCGGCCGTCTTGCCGCGGAGATGCTGGAAAACGCGCAGGCGATGCCTGTGCATCCGCTAATGGCGCACCCTGCCGCAGCCTTTGCCGCCGCAACGGCAATCGGCTTCGGCTTCTCGACGCAGATGGCGGGCGCCGTTTTCGGAGCCTTCCAGAGCGCTCTGGAAACCACCGGGAAGCTCGCTGCAGCCCTTGATGACACGCCGCCGGACGAGCCGGCGCCTGAAGTCGACATCCAACCGGAGAATATCCGTACGGCCGGCAAAGCTCTCAGCAAGCCCGCGGCCGAGAAGCCTGTGGTCGAGAGGAGAGCGGGGCCGAGATTGACGGTTGTCAAGCCGACTAGCGCGCCGGTTCCGGCAAGCCAGCCAAAGCCGGCTGTGAAGGCGAAAGCTGCTCAGCGGGCTGCAAAGGCCGACGATCTCAAGCTGATCGCCGGCATCGGCCCGAAGCTGGAGCAAGTGTTGAATGCCAAGGGCATTCGCAGCTTCGCCGAGATCGCCGCCTTGACCGATGAGGATATCGCGCGGCTGGACGCGGAGCTTGGCTTTAACGGCCGCATCGCGCGTGACGACTGGATTGGTCAGGCGAAGGTTCTGGCCGGGCGGGGTCGCAGAAGGAAATGAACTGTCCGGCCATGAACTGGCCGGAGATATGGCGGATCGGCGAAGGGGCGGGGCCTCACGCTGCAGATGCCGGTGCGGGTTCCGCGTCTGGAACGCGCGACAGAGAATTTGGGCGACATCGGCTGTCGGCAGGACGAAAGGTCCGGCTCGGCAAAGAGAATGTTGCAAAACAGGTTTGTTTGTCGGCATCCGGCAAACGGGAAACAGGACTGAGCGACGATGGCAAAACTGAAGATTGACGGCAACGAGATCGAAGTTCCGGATCATTTCACGCTATTGCAGGCGTGCGAAGAGGCCGGTGCTGAAGTTCCGCGCTTCTGCTTCCACGAGCGCCTCTCGGTCGCCGGCAATTGCCGCATGTGCCTCGTCGAAGTGAAGGGCGGTCCGCCGAAGCCGCAGGCCTCCTGCGCCATGAGCGTGCGCGACATCCGCGGCGGCCCGAACGGCGAGCTGCCGGAGGTCTTCACCAATACCGCGATGGTCAAGAAGGCCCGCGAAGGCGTAATGGAGTTCCTGCTGATCAACCATCCGCTGGATTGCCCGATCTGCGACCAGGGCGGCGAATGCGATCTGCAGGACCAGGCGATGGCCTTTGGCATCGACACCTCGCGCTACCAGGAAGACAAGCGCGCCGTCGAGGACAAGTATATCGGTCCGCTCGTCAAGACGGTGATGAACCGCTGCATTCATTGCACACGCTGCGTCCGCTTCACCACCGAGGTCGCAGGCATTTCCGAACTCGGCCTGATCGGCCGCGGCGAGGATGCCGAGATCACCACCTATCTCGAACAGGCGATGACCTCCGAACTGCAGGGCAACGTCGTCGACCTCTGCCCGGTCGGCGCGCTCACCTCCAAGCCCTTCGCCTTCACCGCGCGCCCTTGGGAATTGAACAAGACCGAATCGATCGACGTGATGGATGCCGTCGGTTCCGCAATCCGCGTCGACACTCGCGGCCGTGAGGTCATGCGCATCCTGCCGCGTGTCAACGAGGCGATCAACGAGGAGTGGATTTCCGACAAGAGCCGCTTCATCTGGGACGGTCTTAAGACCCAGCGCCTCGACCGGCCCTATGTCCGCCGCGACGGCCGCCTGCAGCCCGCGACCTGGGCAGAGGCCTTTGCCGCCATCAAGACCGCGGTCGGCGCCACCTCCGGCGACAAGATCGGTGCAATCGCCGGCGACCTTGCTTCGGTCGAGGAAATGTATGCGCTGTCCGAACTGGTGAAGTCGCTGGGATCGGAGAATCTCGACTGTCGACAGGATGGGGCGGCACTCGATCCGTCGCTCGGCCGTGCAAGCTACATCTTCAACCCGACCATATCGGGCATTGATGAGGCCGATGCGCTGCTGATCATCGGCGCCAATCCGCGTTTCGAAGCGGCCATCCTCAATGCCCGGATCCGCAAGCGCTGGCGCCGCGGCAAGTTCCCGATCGGCGTGATCGGTGAGCCCGGCGAACTGCGCTACAACTATGATTATCTCGGCGGCGGTCCCGACACGCTGAAGGATCTGGTCGACGGGAACCATGCCTTCGCCGACGTCCTGAAGAACGCCGCCAAGCCGATGATCATTATCGGCCAGGGCGCGCTGTCGCGCAGCGACGGCGCCGGCGTTCTCGCAAGTGCCGCCAAGCTTGCCGGTTCGGTCGGTGCGGTCGTCGACGGCTGGAACGGCTTTGCCGTCCTCCATACGGCCGCTTCGCGTGTCGGCGGCCTCGATCTCGGCTTCGTGCCGGGCGCCAAAGGCGTCAATGCCGCCGAAATGCTGACGACGATGGACGTGCTCTTCCTGCTCGGCGCCGACGAACTCGACTTTACGACCAAGAAAGCCGGGCTCACCGTCTACATCGGTTCGCATGGCGACAACGGCGCCCATCACGCCGACGTCATCCTGCCGGCCGCAGCCTATACCGAAAAGTCCGGCACCTGGGTCAACACCGAAGGGCGCGTCCAGATGGGCAACCGCGCGGGCTTTGCGCCGGGCGATGCCCGTGAGGACTGGGCGATCATTCGTGCCCTGTCCGACGTGCTCGGCAAGAAGCTCCCCTTCGATTCGCTGCGTGAACTGCGCGCCCGGCTCTATGCCGCTTTCCCGCATTTTGCCGCCATCGACGAGATCGCCGAAACCGATAGCGCCCAAATTGCCGCAGTCGCGAAAAAAGCCGGCAAGATGAACAAGTCAGGGTTTGCGTCACCGGTCAAAGACTTCTATTTGACGAACCCGATAGCGCGCGCCTCGGCTGTCATGGCCGAGTGCTCGGCATTGGCCCGCAACAACTTCAAAGTCGCGGCAGAGTAAGGGCAGGAACTCATGGATTCTTTCTTCTCAACCTATGTCTGGCCGGGGATCATCATGATCGGTCAGTCGCTGCTGCTTCTCGTCTGCCTGCTCGTCTTCATTGCTTACGTGCTGCTTGCCGACCGTAAGATCTGGGCGGCGGTGCAGCTGCGCCGCGGTCCGAACGTCGTCGGTCCCTTCGGCCTGTTCCAGTCCTTCGCCGACCTTCTGAAGTTCGTCTTCAAGGAGCCGATCATTCCGGCCGGCGCCAATAAGGCGGTGTTCCTGCTGGCGCCGCTGGTGACGGTGCTTCTCGCGCTGTCGACCTGGGCGGTGGTGCCGCTCGCCGACGGCTGGGTGATCGCCAACATCAATGTCGGCATCCTTTATATCTTTGCGATCTCATCGCTCGAAGTCTATGGCATCATCATGGGCGGTTGGGCGTCGAACTCGAAGTATCCATTCCTCGGTGCGCTGCGCTCGGCCGCACAGATGGTGTCCTATGAAGTCTCGATCGGCTTCGTCATCGTCACTGTTCTGCTCTGCGTCGGATCGCTCAACCTGACCGACATCGTCAATGCACAGCACAATGGCGTCGGCACCATGCTCGGCCTGCCTGCCTCGTTCCTCGACTGGCACTGGCTGTCGCTGTTCCCGATGTTCATCATCTTCTTCATTTCGGCGCTCGCCGAGACGAACCGTCCGCCTTTCGATCTGCCGGAAGCCGAATCGGAACTCGTCGCCGGCTTCATGGTCGAATACGGCTCCTCGCCATACATGATGTTCATGCTCGGCGAATATGCCGCCGTCTGCCTGATGTGCTCGCTCACGACGATCCTCTTCCTGGGCGGCTGGCTGCCTCCGGTCGATATCTGGATCCTCAACTGGGTCCCCGGCATCATCTGGTTCATGCTGAAGGCCTGCTTCGTGTTCTTCATGTTTGCGATGGTCAAGGCCTTCGTCCCGCGCTACCGCTACGACCAGCTCATGCGCCTCGGCTGGAAGGTCTTCCTGCCGCTGTCGCTCGCCATGGTCATCATCGTTGCATTCGTGCTGAAGCTGATGGGGTGGGCGTAATGATGCCCGCTCTCGTTTCCGGCAAAATTGGAGGTTGAAGATGGCAAGCTTGTCCAGCTCCATCAACTCGCTGTTCCTCAAGGAATTCTTCGGCGCGTTCTTTCTGTCGATGCGTTATTTCTTCCGCCAGAAGGCGACCATCAACTACCCTTTCGAAAAGGGTCCGGTCTCCCCGCGCTTCCGCGGCGAACATGCGCTGCGCCGTTATCCGAACGGCGAGGAGCGCTGCATTGCCTGCAAGCTCTGCGAGGCGATCTGTCCTGCCCAGGCGATCACCATCGAGGCCGGTCCGCGCCGCAACGACGGCACGCGCCGCACGGTGCGATACGACATCGACATGGTGAAGTGCATCTATTGCGGCTTCTGCCAGGAAGCCTGCCCGGTTGACGCGATTGTCGAAGGCCCGAATTTCGAATTTGCGACGGAAACCCGCGAAGAGCTCTATTTCGACAAGGCGCGCCTTCTCGATAACGGAGACCGGTGGGAGCGTGAAATCGCCCGCAACATCGCGATCGACTCGCCGTACCGCTGAGTGAGATCTGAAATGCCGCGATGGAGCTGCTCGCTCCTGCCGCGGTCAATATGCACAGGAGCTTTGCCGGCGAGTGCCGCGAAGCTTCATCGGGCAGGGAAACTCCCGGCTGCCCGGGGGAAGATGAAAAAGGCACCAACATGGGTCTGCAGGCTCTATTTTTCTATCTTTTCGCCTTTGTCGCAGTGGCGTCGGCGTTCATGGTCATCTGGGCGAAGAACCCGGTTCACTCGGTTCTGTTTCTGATCCTGGTGTTCTTCAACGCGGCCGGCCTCTTCCTGTTGCTCGGCGCCGAGTTCCTGGCGATGATCCTGCTTGTCGTCTATGTCGGCGCGGTCGCCGTTCTTTTCCTCTTCGTGGTGATGATGCTCGACATCGACTTCACCGAATTGAGGGCCGGCGTTCTCGAATATGCGCCGATCGGCGGATTGATCGGGATCATTTTGGCGGCCGAACTGATCGTCGTCATCGGCGGCAGCGTCATCTCGCCTGACATCGCCAAATCAGTCGCCATGCCGATCCCTGCGCTGACCGAACGCACCAATACGGCCGCTCTCGGCGACGTGCTCTACACCAACTACGTCTATTTCTTCCAGATTGCCGGCCTGGTGCTGCTGGTCGCCATGATCGGCGCGATCGTGCTGACGCTGAGACATCGCACCAACATCAAGCGGCAGAATATTTCCAGGCAGGTTGCCCGTACGCCCGCCACCGCCGTCGAGGTGGTTACGGTCAAGCCAGGGCAGGGCGTCTAAAGGCAGGTCAAGGAACAAAGAACATGGTCATCGGACTTTCCCACTACCTGACGGTCAGCGCCATCCTCTTCACGCTCGGCGTCTTCGGCATCTTCCTGAACCGGAAGAACGTCATCGTCATCCTGATGTCGGTCGAACTGATCCTGCTTGCCGTCAACATCAACATGGTCGCCTTCTCTTCCTTCCTGAACGACATTGTCGGCCAGGTCTTCGCACTGTTCATTCTGACGGTTGCGGCTGCCGAAGCGGCGATCGGTCTTGCAATTCTCGTTGTCTTCTACCGCAACCGCGGCTCGATCGCGGTCGAAGACGTCAATATGATGAAGGGCTGAGTGGCTCATGTTCCTCTATAAGGCTATTGTCTTTCTTCCCTTGATCGGCGCGATCATCGCCGGCCTTTTCGGCCGCGCCATCGGCGCCAAAGCTTCGGAATATGTCACCAGCGGCCTGATGATCATTGCCGCCATCCTGTCCTGGATCGTCTTCTTCACCGTCGGCATGGGCCACCTTGAAGGCGGGCCGATCAAGGTCGAGGTATTCCGCTGGATCCAGTCCGGCGGCATCGACGCCTCATGGTCGCTGCGTGTGGATACGCTGACCTCCGTCATGCTGATCGTCGTCAACACGGTCTCGACGTTGGTGCATATCTATTCGATCGGCTACATGCACACCGATCCGCATCGTCCGCGCTTCTTCGCCTATCTCTCACTCTTCACTTTCGCGATGCTGATGCTGGTGACCTCGGACAACCTGGCCCAGATGTTCTTCGGCTGGGAAGGCGTCGGTCTCGCCTCCTATCTGTTGATCGGCTTCTGGTTCAAGAAGCCTTCGGCGACGGCCGCGGCGATGAAGGCCTTCATCGTCAACCGTGTCGGCGACTTCGGCTTCGTGCTCGGCATTGCCGGCGTCTTCGTTCTGTTCGGCTCGATCAACTTCGACACGATCTTCGCCAACGCGTCGAACTTCGCCCCGCATGAAGGCGGCGGCGAGGCGGGCGAGGTGATCCTCAACCTCTTCGGCATGCAGCTCGACAAGGCGCACGCGCTGACCGGCATCTGCCTGCTGCTGTTCATGGGCGCCATGGGCAAATCGGCCCAGTTCCTGCTGCACACTTGGCTGCCGGACGCCATGGAGGGCCCGACCCCGGTCTCGGCCCTCATCCATGCCGCCACCATGGTCACCGCCGGCGTTTTCCTCGTCGCCCGCATGTCGCCGCTCTTCGAACTGTCGCACGATGCGCTCGTTGTTGTCACCGTGATCGGTGCGATCACCGCCTTCTTCGCGGCAACCGTCGGCCTCGTACAAAACGACATCAAGCGCGTCATCGCCTATTCCACCTGCTCGCAGCTCGGCTACATGTTCGTGGCGCTGGGGGTAGGGGCTTATGGCGCGGCGATCTTCCATCTCTTCACCCACGCCTTCTTCAAGGCGCTGCTCTTCCTCTGCGCCGGCTCGGTCATCCATGCCGTCGATGGCGAGCAGGACATGCGCTACATGGGTGGCCTGCGGCCACACATCAAGGTGACGTTCTGGCTGATGATCATCGGCACGCTGGCGATCACCGGCGTCGGCATTCCCTTCACGCCGATCGGCTTTGCCGGCTTCTTCTCCAAGGATGTGATCATCGAGGCGACCTATGCTTCACATTCGCCGGTCGCGGGCTTCGCCTTTTCGCTGCTCGTGATCGCGGCTCTCTTCACCAGCTTCTATTCCTGGCGGCTGATCTTCATGACTTTCTTCGGCAAGCCGCGCGCGTCGCACGAGGTCATGCACCACGTTCACGAGTCGCCGCAGGTCATGCTGGTACCGCTTTATCTGCTCGCGATGGGCGCGGTGCTGGCGGGCGTGATCTTCGAGGGCCGTTTCTACGGCGAGGAGTATGCCGAGTTCTGGAAGGGCGCGCTCTTCACCAGCGCTGAGAACGAGCTCGTGGAAGAGTTCCATCATGTGCCGGCGCTGGTGGCCTTGAGCCCCTTCATCGCCATGCTGCTCGGCTTCGTCATTGCCTGGTACATGTATATCCGCTCGCCGCAGACGCCGCGCGTCCTCGCCAGACAGCACCGGGTTCTCTACAATTTCCTGCTCAATAAGTGGTATTTCGACGAACTCTACGACTTCCTCTTCGTCCGTACGGCAAGGGCACTTGGCCGCTTCCTGTGGAAGAAGGGTGACGTCGGCGTCATCGATACCTATGGCCCGAACGGCGTCGCAGCCCGCGTCGTCGCCGTCACCGACAGGGTGGTCCGCCTGCAGACCGGTTACCTCTATCACTATGCCTTCGCGATGCTGCTCGGCATTGCGGCGCTCGTTACCTGGATGATGCTCGGGAGTTCCTTCTGATGACCGCTTGGCCTATTCTTTCAACGGTCACCTTCCTGCCGCTTGTCGGCGTGGTGCTCCTGCTCTTGATGAACGGCGACAGCGAAAGCGGCCGGAAGAACGTGCTGTGGATCTCGCTGATCACCACTGTCTTCACCTTCGTCGTCTCGCTCTTCATCTGGATCGGCTTCGACAATGCCAATCCGGGCTTCCAGATGCTCGAAAAGCATGATTGGCTCGGCACCGGCATCGGCTATCACGTTGGCGTCGACGGCATCTCGATGCTGTTCGTCATCCTGTCGACCTTCCTCATGCCCTTCTGCGTGCTGGCGAGCTGGCTCTCGATCGAGAAGCGCCTGAAGGAATACATGATCGCCTTCCTCATCCTCGAAACGATGATGGTCGGCGTCTTCGTGTCGCTCGATATCGTGCTCTTCTACGTCTTCTTCGAGGCAGGCCTCATTCCGATGTTCCTGATCATCGGGGTCTGGGGCGGCAAGGACCGTGTCTATGCGAGCTACAAGTTCTTCCTCTACACGCTGCTCGGCTCGGTGCTGATGCTGCTCGCCATCATGGCGATGTACTGGCAGGCCGGCACGACGGACATCACCGCGCTGCTCGCTTACAAGTTCCCGCCCGCGCTGCAGACCTGGCTCTGGCTTGCTTTCTTCGCCTCCTTTGCGGTGAAGATGCCGATGTGGCCGGTCCATACCTGGCTGCCCGATGCGCACGTTCAGGCGCCGACGGCGGGCTCGGTGATCCTGGCCGGCGTGCTCCTGAAGCTCGGCGGCTACGGTCTCATTCGCTTCTCGCTCGGCATGTTCCCGGTCGCCTCCGACTATTTCGCGCCGCTCGTCTTCGCTCTGTCCGTCATCGCCATCATCTACACCTCGCTGGTGGCGATGATGCAGGACGACATCAAGAAGCTGATCGCCTATTCCTCGGTGGCGCACATGGGCTACGTGACCATGGGCATCTTCGCTGCCAATATGCAGGGTGTTCAGGGTTCGATCTTCCAGATGCTGTCGCACGGCATCGTCTCCGGCGCGCTCTTCCTCTGCGTCGGCGTCGTCTACGACCGTACCCACACCCGCGAGATCAATGCCTATGGCGGTCTCGTCAACAACATGCCTAAATATGCCGTCGCGATGATGGTGTTCACCATGGCCAATGTCGGACTTCCCGGCACCTCCGGCTTCGTCGGCGAATTCCTGACGCTGATCGGCGTCTTCCGGGTCAACACCTGGGTCGCGCTCTTTGCCGCCACCGGCGTCATCCTCTCGGCCGCTTACGCGCTTTGGCTCTATCGCCGGGTGATCTTCGGTGCGCTGGAGAAGGAAAAGCTGAAGGCATTGCTCGATCTTTCG is part of the Rhizobium bangladeshense genome and encodes:
- the nuoL gene encoding NADH-quinone oxidoreductase subunit L; its protein translation is MFLYKAIVFLPLIGAIIAGLFGRAIGAKASEYVTSGLMIIAAILSWIVFFTVGMGHLEGGPIKVEVFRWIQSGGIDASWSLRVDTLTSVMLIVVNTVSTLVHIYSIGYMHTDPHRPRFFAYLSLFTFAMLMLVTSDNLAQMFFGWEGVGLASYLLIGFWFKKPSATAAAMKAFIVNRVGDFGFVLGIAGVFVLFGSINFDTIFANASNFAPHEGGGEAGEVILNLFGMQLDKAHALTGICLLLFMGAMGKSAQFLLHTWLPDAMEGPTPVSALIHAATMVTAGVFLVARMSPLFELSHDALVVVTVIGAITAFFAATVGLVQNDIKRVIAYSTCSQLGYMFVALGVGAYGAAIFHLFTHAFFKALLFLCAGSVIHAVDGEQDMRYMGGLRPHIKVTFWLMIIGTLAITGVGIPFTPIGFAGFFSKDVIIEATYASHSPVAGFAFSLLVIAALFTSFYSWRLIFMTFFGKPRASHEVMHHVHESPQVMLVPLYLLAMGAVLAGVIFEGRFYGEEYAEFWKGALFTSAENELVEEFHHVPALVALSPFIAMLLGFVIAWYMYIRSPQTPRVLARQHRVLYNFLLNKWYFDELYDFLFVRTARALGRFLWKKGDVGVIDTYGPNGVAARVVAVTDRVVRLQTGYLYHYAFAMLLGIAALVTWMMLGSSF
- the nuoH gene encoding NADH-quinone oxidoreductase subunit NuoH is translated as MDSFFSTYVWPGIIMIGQSLLLLVCLLVFIAYVLLADRKIWAAVQLRRGPNVVGPFGLFQSFADLLKFVFKEPIIPAGANKAVFLLAPLVTVLLALSTWAVVPLADGWVIANINVGILYIFAISSLEVYGIIMGGWASNSKYPFLGALRSAAQMVSYEVSIGFVIVTVLLCVGSLNLTDIVNAQHNGVGTMLGLPASFLDWHWLSLFPMFIIFFISALAETNRPPFDLPEAESELVAGFMVEYGSSPYMMFMLGEYAAVCLMCSLTTILFLGGWLPPVDIWILNWVPGIIWFMLKACFVFFMFAMVKAFVPRYRYDQLMRLGWKVFLPLSLAMVIIVAFVLKLMGWA
- the nuoK gene encoding NADH-quinone oxidoreductase subunit NuoK, encoding MVIGLSHYLTVSAILFTLGVFGIFLNRKNVIVILMSVELILLAVNINMVAFSSFLNDIVGQVFALFILTVAAAEAAIGLAILVVFYRNRGSIAVEDVNMMKG
- a CDS encoding NADH-quinone oxidoreductase subunit M — encoded protein: MTAWPILSTVTFLPLVGVVLLLLMNGDSESGRKNVLWISLITTVFTFVVSLFIWIGFDNANPGFQMLEKHDWLGTGIGYHVGVDGISMLFVILSTFLMPFCVLASWLSIEKRLKEYMIAFLILETMMVGVFVSLDIVLFYVFFEAGLIPMFLIIGVWGGKDRVYASYKFFLYTLLGSVLMLLAIMAMYWQAGTTDITALLAYKFPPALQTWLWLAFFASFAVKMPMWPVHTWLPDAHVQAPTAGSVILAGVLLKLGGYGLIRFSLGMFPVASDYFAPLVFALSVIAIIYTSLVAMMQDDIKKLIAYSSVAHMGYVTMGIFAANMQGVQGSIFQMLSHGIVSGALFLCVGVVYDRTHTREINAYGGLVNNMPKYAVAMMVFTMANVGLPGTSGFVGEFLTLIGVFRVNTWVALFAATGVILSAAYALWLYRRVIFGALEKEKLKALLDLSPREQLILYPLVALTIFFGVYPAPVFDATAASVDLLVNNYTAAVHAAQNVALSMK
- the nuoG gene encoding NADH-quinone oxidoreductase subunit NuoG; the protein is MAKLKIDGNEIEVPDHFTLLQACEEAGAEVPRFCFHERLSVAGNCRMCLVEVKGGPPKPQASCAMSVRDIRGGPNGELPEVFTNTAMVKKAREGVMEFLLINHPLDCPICDQGGECDLQDQAMAFGIDTSRYQEDKRAVEDKYIGPLVKTVMNRCIHCTRCVRFTTEVAGISELGLIGRGEDAEITTYLEQAMTSELQGNVVDLCPVGALTSKPFAFTARPWELNKTESIDVMDAVGSAIRVDTRGREVMRILPRVNEAINEEWISDKSRFIWDGLKTQRLDRPYVRRDGRLQPATWAEAFAAIKTAVGATSGDKIGAIAGDLASVEEMYALSELVKSLGSENLDCRQDGAALDPSLGRASYIFNPTISGIDEADALLIIGANPRFEAAILNARIRKRWRRGKFPIGVIGEPGELRYNYDYLGGGPDTLKDLVDGNHAFADVLKNAAKPMIIIGQGALSRSDGAGVLASAAKLAGSVGAVVDGWNGFAVLHTAASRVGGLDLGFVPGAKGVNAAEMLTTMDVLFLLGADELDFTTKKAGLTVYIGSHGDNGAHHADVILPAAAYTEKSGTWVNTEGRVQMGNRAGFAPGDAREDWAIIRALSDVLGKKLPFDSLRELRARLYAAFPHFAAIDEIAETDSAQIAAVAKKAGKMNKSGFASPVKDFYLTNPIARASAVMAECSALARNNFKVAAE
- the nuoI gene encoding NADH-quinone oxidoreductase subunit NuoI: MASLSSSINSLFLKEFFGAFFLSMRYFFRQKATINYPFEKGPVSPRFRGEHALRRYPNGEERCIACKLCEAICPAQAITIEAGPRRNDGTRRTVRYDIDMVKCIYCGFCQEACPVDAIVEGPNFEFATETREELYFDKARLLDNGDRWEREIARNIAIDSPYR
- a CDS encoding NADH-quinone oxidoreductase subunit J, producing the protein MGLQALFFYLFAFVAVASAFMVIWAKNPVHSVLFLILVFFNAAGLFLLLGAEFLAMILLVVYVGAVAVLFLFVVMMLDIDFTELRAGVLEYAPIGGLIGIILAAELIVVIGGSVISPDIAKSVAMPIPALTERTNTAALGDVLYTNYVYFFQIAGLVLLVAMIGAIVLTLRHRTNIKRQNISRQVARTPATAVEVVTVKPGQGV